A window of Chitinophaga sp. MM2321 contains these coding sequences:
- a CDS encoding T9SS-dependent choice-of-anchor J family protein: protein MKKILLSLSLLCITGWYEVSAQTNPAARPLPFQQDFDDLPAAATAYPDGWQGWLLDGAPSGNFNTLPPAADKALIANGSASSTGNGVYNYSGKTGFLNSGSADNALVLALNTSGQLNVTISYDVMTIRNPYDSTSNTRINEVILQYRIGDTGSFINIGETAYQNNLVKQTGSGITLPQNTVNKSTMLPSDCNNQLLVQLRWVNRQISGAGSRPGFAIDNVKAAGSGKDSTAPVISSLVPAAAATGVSPVTQISAIFSENIQAGSGHIILHNSSNGATDTFAVNSAVVQINNNMLSLKKILQPHQQYFITADSAVVKDFSGNDFAGIADSLQWYFSTGSQELNVNFNDCTPNGSSELSGGFTQYSVSGSQLWGCTTFGQNNSNAVQINGFSGGAVENEDWLISPAFDLTGLQFPLLHFSSRTAFTGPALSLRVSDDYTGVGDPRLATWHTINGRFPDAASDIWTTTDQVNLAAFKQANVYIAFVYTSSPAQQAARWTIDDFGITDTTAAPAPSLTSSPAALDFDYVKNMQQSAPQGIRFWGNDFTGDLHITAPAGFLLSRDSSSYGSNVSFSLAEINEGPQQVWVKFAPTAANQAYNGALVFNAPGFADSHIILSGTSLRSLKVVNWNIEWFGSPAQNPANDSLQQANVTTILQTLDADIFALAEVVDTARFRAVVSQLPGYSYVMSDFGSYADSLTDADYVSAQKLAFVYKTSVIRKIRTYGVLRQGGSTTSYYNWSSGRFPYLLEATARLNNDSARIQFVLLHAKANTGTKPEKITSWNRRKDGLKELKDSLDLQYPYSNIIMLGDFNDDLSKTITTELAPDTTTSYIDFMNDSTDYRPLTLPLSLAGQRSTASYASVIDNVIASNEVGVAYVPASARIQTQVERLVSSYSSTTTDHYPVMSRYNLSVLSTPLPLSGFDAKADGGKVQLTWHTPYEINSASFVIERSRNFRTFEAVDTIPAHGSTSEASSYMAYDERPWPGFAQYRLKLTALDGGIKYSAVKTVLLTDKDYWLKLLWTILGHQLQFWVDWARSGPASVQLIDVQGRIRYQGKTDLIKGRNYKTLDINNLPMGIYFLRVQSGDQVRVSKVLINH, encoded by the coding sequence ATGAAGAAAATCCTACTCTCCTTATCATTGCTATGTATTACAGGCTGGTACGAGGTTTCGGCGCAAACAAATCCTGCTGCCCGGCCACTGCCTTTTCAGCAGGACTTTGATGACCTGCCTGCAGCTGCCACTGCCTACCCGGATGGCTGGCAGGGCTGGTTGTTAGATGGCGCTCCTTCCGGCAATTTTAACACGTTGCCGCCGGCAGCAGATAAAGCGTTGATAGCCAATGGCAGCGCATCTTCCACGGGTAACGGCGTATACAACTATAGTGGCAAAACCGGATTCCTCAACAGTGGCAGCGCAGACAATGCACTGGTACTGGCGCTTAACACCAGCGGTCAACTGAATGTAACAATCAGCTATGATGTAATGACGATCAGGAATCCTTACGATAGTACCTCCAATACACGCATTAATGAAGTAATATTACAGTATCGTATAGGCGACACCGGTAGTTTCATAAATATCGGCGAAACAGCATATCAGAATAACCTGGTGAAGCAAACCGGTTCCGGTATCACTTTACCACAAAACACGGTTAACAAATCAACGATGCTGCCATCAGATTGCAACAACCAGTTGCTGGTGCAACTCCGGTGGGTAAACAGGCAAATCAGCGGTGCCGGCTCCAGACCCGGCTTTGCCATAGACAATGTAAAGGCCGCCGGTTCGGGAAAAGACAGCACCGCACCGGTTATCAGCAGCCTCGTTCCGGCCGCAGCAGCCACCGGTGTTTCTCCTGTAACACAGATCAGCGCCATCTTCAGCGAAAACATACAGGCAGGCAGTGGTCACATTATTCTGCACAACAGCAGCAACGGCGCAACGGATACGTTTGCCGTAAACAGCGCGGTAGTACAGATCAACAACAATATGCTTTCACTAAAAAAGATACTACAACCCCATCAACAGTACTTTATTACAGCCGATAGCGCCGTGGTGAAAGACTTCTCAGGTAATGATTTTGCGGGTATTGCAGACAGCTTGCAGTGGTATTTCAGCACCGGCAGCCAGGAGCTGAATGTGAACTTTAACGACTGCACACCCAATGGCAGCAGTGAATTGAGCGGCGGTTTTACACAATACAGCGTGAGCGGCTCACAACTATGGGGCTGCACTACCTTCGGACAAAATAACAGTAATGCCGTACAGATAAACGGTTTCAGTGGCGGCGCCGTTGAAAATGAGGATTGGCTCATCTCTCCTGCCTTTGATCTTACCGGCTTGCAGTTTCCGCTGTTGCACTTCAGCAGCAGAACCGCTTTCACGGGTCCGGCGCTGTCCCTGCGGGTATCCGATGACTATACCGGCGTAGGCGATCCCCGCCTGGCTACCTGGCATACCATCAATGGCCGCTTCCCGGATGCAGCCAGCGATATATGGACAACCACGGATCAGGTCAACCTCGCAGCGTTTAAACAGGCTAATGTGTACATCGCATTTGTGTATACCTCTTCGCCTGCCCAGCAAGCGGCAAGATGGACCATTGACGATTTCGGTATAACAGATACCACCGCAGCACCGGCGCCTTCACTAACCAGTAGTCCGGCAGCACTGGACTTTGACTATGTGAAAAACATGCAGCAATCAGCGCCACAGGGCATCCGTTTCTGGGGCAATGATTTCACCGGCGACCTGCACATCACCGCCCCGGCGGGTTTCCTCCTGTCGCGTGATAGCAGCAGTTATGGCAGTAACGTAAGTTTCTCCCTGGCAGAAATAAATGAAGGTCCGCAACAAGTATGGGTGAAATTTGCCCCCACAGCCGCAAACCAGGCTTACAACGGCGCCCTTGTCTTCAACGCTCCCGGCTTTGCAGACAGTCATATTATACTCTCCGGCACCTCTCTCCGTTCGCTGAAAGTTGTAAACTGGAATATAGAATGGTTTGGCAGTCCCGCGCAAAACCCCGCCAATGACAGCTTGCAGCAGGCCAACGTGACCACCATCCTGCAAACACTGGATGCCGATATTTTTGCACTGGCAGAAGTAGTGGACACCGCCCGGTTCCGCGCAGTGGTGAGTCAACTGCCCGGCTACAGTTATGTGATGTCAGACTTCGGCTCCTATGCCGATAGCTTAACAGATGCGGACTACGTGAGTGCACAGAAGCTGGCCTTTGTATACAAAACATCGGTGATCCGTAAAATCCGCACCTATGGCGTACTACGGCAGGGAGGTAGTACTACCTCCTATTACAACTGGTCGTCCGGAAGGTTCCCTTACCTGCTGGAAGCCACGGCACGGCTGAACAACGACTCCGCCCGGATTCAGTTTGTATTGCTGCATGCCAAGGCCAACACGGGTACCAAACCGGAAAAGATCACGTCATGGAACCGGCGTAAAGATGGTTTGAAAGAGCTGAAAGACTCGCTGGATCTGCAATACCCATACAGTAATATTATTATGTTGGGCGATTTTAACGATGATCTCTCGAAAACCATTACCACAGAACTGGCGCCCGATACTACGACCTCCTACATAGATTTTATGAACGACAGTACGGATTACAGACCATTAACACTGCCACTGAGCCTGGCCGGTCAAAGATCTACCGCCAGTTATGCTTCTGTAATAGATAATGTGATCGCATCCAACGAAGTGGGCGTGGCTTACGTGCCGGCATCTGCGCGGATACAAACGCAGGTGGAAAGGCTGGTGAGCAGCTACAGCAGCACTACTACAGACCATTACCCGGTGATGAGCCGTTACAACCTGTCAGTCCTGAGCACCCCCTTGCCCTTGTCAGGATTTGACGCCAAAGCCGATGGCGGCAAGGTGCAGCTGACATGGCATACCCCTTATGAAATTAACAGCGCCTCTTTTGTGATAGAGCGTTCCCGTAATTTCCGGACTTTTGAGGCGGTGGACACCATACCTGCCCATGGCAGCACCAGTGAGGCTTCCAGCTATATGGCGTATGATGAGCGGCCGTGGCCGGGATTTGCACAATATCGCCTGAAGCTAACGGCGCTGGATGGCGGTATTAAATACAGTGCAGTAAAAACGGTGCTTTTAACGGATAAAGACTATTGGCTGAAGCTACTCTGGACGATACTGGGGCATCAGCTGCAGTTTTGGGTGGATTGGGCCAGGAGTGGGCCTGCCAGTGTACAGTTAAT